In Gemmatimonadetes bacterium SCN 70-22, the following are encoded in one genomic region:
- a CDS encoding transcription termination factor NusA, with translation MDRTELHGLLQDGIHAALAKKHGANVQAEVEIDENRGDIRIVLLKTVVAEVTDPSRETSLEEAQFEDPEFQVGDVMEIPVDFAEFGRSAVQAAKQRIIQRVREGERTKIRDEFANRVGELLSGEVQQIERGKLVIMLNKFREAEAIMPYREQNHRDHYHQGDPIRAVLKRVEETPKGPRLILSRADPLFVQALFKLEVPEIQQGIVEIRAAAREVGSRTKIAVWSRDDSIDPVGACVGLKGARVQAVVNELSGERIDIVPWSADPERFAKLALAPAKVARVFSDPEAKTIQAVVDEDQLSLAIGRNGQNVRLASELTGWKIDLYSSREWMERSEAPIFAPLPEEQDAADVKLAELGVMAPTTVAILEEAGYRTLNDIIDLEREDFLRLPGIAPEEADRIMGILNELTTEEGGGDASAAE, from the coding sequence TTGGACCGCACGGAATTGCACGGCCTGTTGCAGGACGGCATCCACGCCGCCCTCGCCAAGAAGCACGGGGCCAACGTCCAGGCCGAGGTGGAGATCGACGAGAATCGGGGGGACATTCGCATCGTCCTCCTGAAGACCGTCGTGGCCGAGGTCACCGACCCGTCTCGCGAGACCTCGCTCGAGGAGGCGCAGTTCGAGGACCCGGAGTTCCAGGTCGGCGACGTGATGGAGATCCCGGTGGACTTCGCCGAGTTCGGGCGCAGCGCGGTGCAGGCGGCCAAGCAGCGCATCATCCAGCGCGTCCGCGAGGGCGAGCGCACCAAGATCCGCGACGAGTTCGCCAACCGGGTGGGCGAGCTGCTCTCGGGGGAGGTGCAGCAGATCGAGCGCGGCAAGCTGGTGATCATGCTGAACAAGTTCCGCGAAGCGGAGGCGATCATGCCCTACCGCGAGCAGAACCATCGCGACCACTACCACCAGGGCGACCCGATTCGCGCCGTGCTCAAGCGCGTCGAGGAGACGCCCAAGGGGCCGCGCCTCATCCTGAGCCGCGCCGACCCCCTGTTCGTGCAGGCGCTGTTCAAGCTCGAGGTGCCGGAGATCCAGCAGGGGATCGTCGAGATCCGCGCCGCCGCGCGCGAGGTGGGGAGCCGCACCAAGATCGCCGTCTGGTCGCGTGACGACTCGATCGACCCCGTGGGCGCCTGCGTGGGCCTCAAGGGCGCGCGCGTGCAGGCCGTCGTGAACGAGTTGAGCGGCGAGCGCATCGACATCGTTCCGTGGTCGGCCGATCCGGAGCGGTTCGCCAAGCTCGCCCTGGCCCCCGCCAAGGTGGCGCGCGTCTTCTCCGACCCCGAGGCGAAGACGATCCAGGCGGTCGTCGACGAGGACCAGCTCTCGCTGGCCATCGGGCGCAACGGGCAGAACGTGCGCCTCGCCTCCGAGCTCACCGGCTGGAAGATCGACCTGTACTCCAGTCGCGAGTGGATGGAACGCAGCGAGGCGCCGATCTTCGCGCCGCTCCCCGAGGAGCAGGATGCGGCCGACGTCAAGCTCGCCGAGCTGGGTGTCATGGCGCCGACCACGGTGGCCATCCTCGAGGAGGCGGGCTACCGTACCTTGAACGACATCATTGATTTGGAGCGTGAGGATTTCCTCCGCCTCCCGGGGATCGCCCCGGAAGAGGCGGACCGTATCATGGGGATCCTGAACGAGCTGACCACCGAGGAAGGCGGCGGCGACGCCTCGGCGGCGGAGTAG